In Nonomuraea sp. NBC_00507, the following are encoded in one genomic region:
- a CDS encoding winged helix-turn-helix transcriptional regulator, which translates to MRRTSFADMSCAIARSLEIVGDWWTPLIIRDVYLGVRRFDDLVTDLGISRNLLTARLDHLVDQQILERRRYQERPPRHEYGLTEAGRDLVPVLMALMAWGNRWAGLTDGPPAVLEHRPCGNLFTPLIVCPHCGEQVTADDVKVHPGPGGRVGPGTWLLAERLTQSDVS; encoded by the coding sequence ATGCGCCGTACGAGCTTCGCCGACATGAGCTGCGCCATCGCCCGCAGTCTGGAGATCGTGGGGGACTGGTGGACGCCCCTCATCATTCGTGACGTCTACCTCGGCGTCCGCCGCTTCGACGACCTGGTCACCGATCTCGGGATCTCCCGCAACCTGCTGACCGCCCGGCTCGATCACCTGGTGGACCAGCAGATCCTCGAACGGCGCCGCTACCAGGAGCGCCCCCCGCGTCACGAGTACGGCCTCACTGAAGCCGGCCGGGATCTCGTGCCCGTGCTGATGGCCCTGATGGCATGGGGCAACCGGTGGGCCGGACTGACGGACGGCCCGCCGGCCGTTCTCGAACACCGGCCGTGCGGAAACCTCTTCACGCCGCTGATCGTCTGCCCGCACTGCGGGGAGCAGGTCACCGCCGACGACGTCAAGGTCCACCCAGGCCCCGGAGGCCGCGTCGGCCCCGGCACCTGGCTGCTCGCCGAGCGACTCACTCAATCAGACGTGTCGTGA
- a CDS encoding tautomerase family protein has protein sequence MPFVEVFVPRGSLREDQRARLSEELVAEVMHVEGAPDTAAARSISWLVFQDVDAWSVGGRPVTADEPARYVVRVSVPAGSLDDDKRAEMMRRVTAVLAKADDDPDRLSSEPSAWVHIVEIPDGNWGVFGRVVRLPDIINFVIEQQPA, from the coding sequence ATGCCGTTCGTCGAAGTGTTCGTTCCCCGCGGTTCGCTCCGCGAGGACCAGCGCGCCCGCTTGTCCGAGGAGCTCGTCGCGGAGGTCATGCACGTGGAGGGAGCGCCCGACACCGCGGCCGCGAGGTCCATTTCCTGGCTGGTCTTCCAGGACGTGGACGCCTGGTCTGTCGGCGGGCGCCCGGTGACGGCGGACGAGCCGGCCAGATACGTGGTCCGGGTGAGCGTTCCGGCCGGATCCTTGGACGACGACAAGCGCGCCGAGATGATGCGGAGGGTCACGGCCGTGCTGGCCAAGGCCGACGACGATCCCGACCGGCTCTCCAGTGAGCCGTCCGCTTGGGTGCACATCGTCGAGATCCCCGACGGTAACTGGGGAGTGTTCGGCCGCGTCGTCCGGCTTCCCGACATCATCAACTTCGTCATCGAGCAGCAGCCCGCCTGA